In Quercus robur chromosome 11, dhQueRobu3.1, whole genome shotgun sequence, the sequence tgagacagtcgtttggagttctgggaagcagttaggaaggagccaatcttcattggttgatgctacggtctagtagcggaatccgggaagctagaaaagaaaaaggttcggcgcaacctcgttggagcaagaagcttggagggtctattgctgtccttgtatcccaactgtattttctagtggattgattaccgcttggagggtggcggagaggtttttcgccgaggacttcggtttcctcttcgataacacatcgcgtgttgtctttgtgtttgcatcttccttcctctctatctttgcctttattttatctgctgtggttttattttgtgatggcttagatagttgtttaaccaatttcatattatagcatgtgttaagtttccgcacactagttgtttgacatattgcttgtgttggttaagttaatttttgggggtctaaacgttcaaaagtgtattggtacacgttttttgaactttcaattggtatcagagcgggtacactgctgttggttttattacctaagtgtgatcctagacccctgagttgtgattgttgttttcgtttataccatgctgaattgtagctcaagtgtttgtgaaaatgtctctatgcatatgtctgaaaggtgtcttactgatgatcttgtagagttattaaaaactaagaaacatgctagagtttttgttcacatgctggaatatcttgaaaatcagaatcttgtcttacacagtagcgtatctgaatctaaatcattgattaagaaatataaaagaaagaatagaatgttgtgtgagatgattgagaatctgaaaatgaaaaatcaatctaaaagaagcatgaaacctgatgatgagtttgtgtttgaaggtcaagaatgtctgtcacatgtgaacctatttgtgcatacctcattaaaggtgtttaatgcatgtttgtggtatcttgacagtgggtgttctcgccatatgacaggggataagtcactgtttaagtcactcaaagaaaaggttggtgactatgtgacctttggggatggaagccatgctcaagtcctaggcaaaggaaccattgagatacccggtttgcctctgttgaaagatgtgctgttcataaaagggctgaaggcaaatttgctgagcatcactcaaatttgtgatgacgatttcctggtacaattctctaagaaaggatgtttgatcatcaatgaagaggggattcaggttttggaaggaaatcggactacggataattgttatggaatagttcccacggcaccaatatcgtgtagaagtgctcgggtggatatgttggagctgtggcatcacagatttgggcatgccaacttcaaacaagtagcaaaagtctccaaacttgaagcagtcgagggacttcctaagtttggaaaagtgaagaagaccatttgtggtgcatgtcaaatggggaagcaaactaaggcaagtcatcacaaggtaaatgtgatagccacctctcggtgtttggagttacttcatgttgatctgatggggcccaccagaactgaaagcctagggggaaaaagatacattatggtcattgtggacgactactcaagatacacttgggttgaattccttagagaaaaatcagaatcTTGCCTTAAAACTAACTAAATCTCCACATTTCAGACCCAAATATCTTTTATACTTTCCATGAATAAAGCAAACTAACTAAGTCGATGCAGTTTCTTTTTAGATTACCAAACACTGGCACATAAATCTTTTATCTTTTACAAAGCAAACTTTTATACTTTTATACTGGCTCAGCTTTGTTTGGTCACCCTTATAGTATAGTGTAGTACTATATTATAGTATAggtcttcatcatcatcattacatcaaaaatcaaaatgaccTATAAACCCTTAAAACAATACAAAGCATAACTCATAGGTTTAATATTATGCGTTAAAGTAATACATAAATTACAATTATATACTACCCAAtgtcaacaaaacaaaaaggtttATACAAAGAGGATTAGTAGTATAATATAGTACTACACTATAGTATAGTATAGTATAGTACTATAGTATAGTatagttctttattatcatcattatattaaaaatcaaaatgaccTATAAACACTTGGGACAATACAAAACATTACCCGTTTAATTGAGTAGGTTTAATATTATGTGTTGaagtaatatataaaattatatattaccaaatgtcaaccaaacaaaaaggttTATACAAAGATGCTTAGTTGTATAGTATAGTTtttcatcattatcattatattgaaaatcaaaataacCTATAAACACTTGAGACAATACAAACCTTAAATtaagaaatcaaaatttatgACACATAGcgcaaaattaagaaataaaactctttaagaataaataatttatgacacATAGCGCAaaattggaattctaatttgaaattctaatttgattttctctcaatttcacatattattatatatatagatatatagattagcttgtaaccccatatgcatggatatatttaaaatatatacattaagatgcatagtataattcttacatatataaattaaatattattgataggcATGGATAGTTATTCTTAttgataatcatttttataatttaaatattattgatagtcattctcaCATGGTGAGAtattggacttcaattgtagaatctaattggattttatctaaattttacctataaatatatatatatatatatatatatatatatatattcatcccaagattattataaattattaaaaatataaccatTAGACAACAAAATGGATGGTAAACCAAAATTCATGAATTTATATCGAAATGATGGGCTATAAAACACCCATGTTCAAATAATCCCTTGAaggattggaaaaaaaaaaaaaaagaacaaaataaaaagccttttgcctaatttgataaaaaatctcaaacacaaTTTCCATTGCTCCTTGAACTCAAAAGGACACCATCAAAGCCAGCCCAATGCTTCGGCATTTTATTAATCCATAAGCTTTTATTTACTCTTCAACAGCAAGAGGAACTGAATTGGCCTGAAAGGTTACACCAATAAAAAAgtatcaataaaaataagagcGAATATCTAATGATCTTACAAGCACATGTGTATAGTTGTTACACAAAGCTAATTAAGATCTAAGAAAGAAATATTCAAGCACAAGCAAAAGGGTATCGGGCAATATAAGCTAGCTTACCAGCTTACGATACATGAGGGCATAAAACATTTCAAGGTAGCGACGCTTCTCTGTGTTATTAGAAACACGCTTCCAAAAGCCATAAACTCCAGTCAAGGTTAGTAGCCTCTCGGAGTAAATCTGCCATGTATACCTGTTGAATTgcaaagaataattaaaaaaccaaaatacaaaTAGTATATAGCAATCTAGAATGTCAATAGGAAGTAAAATGCTAAAGgtgctaaaaattttactatataaggTTTATAACACGACAATAGATTTGATTAGAGAATTTCAGAACATAATAAACATCAGTTTGTAAAAgctttgtaataaaatttgcagTGTTCTTTTGCTTTGTACTTACTTCTCTTCAATGCGCTTTAGGCCTCCGTAAGAGATTTTGTCCCAATGACTAGGGTCTACCTTACACTTTTCAAAGAAATCAACAAGGAGCTGAGACACTAGATCACCTTGATAGGGGTCAATATGGAAGCCTGATTTACCATTCACAATAATCTCAGCTGGACCACCATTACAAGTAGCAAATGTTGGCAATCCACAAGTCATGGCCTCAACAACTGTCAAGCCAAAAGCTTCATATACAGCAGGCTGCACAAAGGCTCCCTTTGTATCAGCAATGTAACGATAGAGTTCACCGTTCCTGACTCGGTTCATTTGGGAAGAAATCCATCTGAACTGTCCATTCAAATTATAGGTCTCAATAAGACCATACATTTTCTTCATCTCAGCTTGCTCTTCTAAGTCCTTAGACTCCTTTCTACGATCCCCAGCAACAACAACAAGGTTAACCAACTCCCTAAGACGTTTATTCTTGCCATACCACTCAACAAGTCCGGTTATGTTCTTCACACGATCTAGCCTTGCCATTGTAAAGATTATAGGCTTGTTCCGGTCTTTCAATACGCATCTGTATAAAGTAAACAAAGAATACGTGAAACAAGAATTAATGTGATTCAATTTGACAACCTACATCCATAGTGAAAAGCTTTTATATTGAAATGTACATGTTACAAATGTAACGTTTATATAATAGCTAATCCTAATTTAACATTAGAGTTACTTTACTTCACACAGGTAATTGAGCCTACTGTTTAGATATCCTGGGCTATAACAACTCTTCACAATAGATATAAGAAAttgcaaaaagagagagaggctcACAAGTGTTCTTTGTTCTCCACAGATGAGAAAAGAAGCTCTTCAATTTCAGGGTGGAAGGATGTCAACCTTCGTTTCTCCTCAGTATAGGGGAAGTAGATGTCAGTATCTGCTCCAGGAGACACAATGTTGAACCTAGGATCGAAGGAATCTATCCCATGAACCACGCGGTAGAGTCCAGGCATGGTAAAAGCAGAGTGACTCTCATACTGTCCAAGGGTGTCCTTGCTGAAACCATGCATTAAATAATGGTAAGTACATTTTTCAATAAGGATTGATGCATAATAAGAGAATAGTGTGATTAAATGATTCACCTTCCAGCAATCTCTTGGAAAGTGCTGGTGATAATGAAATCAGTTTGATTCATTGCTATAAGATCAGCAGAAAATTGGCAAGAAAAGTTATACTTGTCAAATTTCTTCCAATTTACGTCAGAATCGGGGTACTTTGTCTTCTCAAGGGCATGTGCTATGGTGCACTGTAGAAGATAGCATGTTATTGTTATGTTGCAATAATAGCTTATAGCTATGGTAAGAATCACTAGAGACAACTATGGATGTGTTTAAACCAAGTAAAATCTCATGACAAACCTGTGGAACCCCAAATTTACTTGCTAACAAAGTGGCAACAATGTTTCCATCACTGTAGTTTCCAACGATCAGATCTGGCTTCCCTTTGAACTCTATAGAAAGTTCATTTGCAACATCCTAATAACaggaaaattaatttattcaatCTTAGAATCAAGTGGGAGCTAGCTCAGGCTACATGAAGTAGCATAACAATTAATATCTTAAGTTTACCTCAGCATAAGTCTCAAGATAGGGCCACACTTCAAATCTGGAGATCCATTTACGGACAATTCCCTTCTCTGATCGGAATGGAACTCGAAGAATAAATGAATGTTCGGTCCCATACACCTTTTCAAGACGCTCACCACATGTGGTTCCTACTGCATCAGGTAGAAGTCTTGTGACCTGGGTACAACAAATTAATAAGGAAATTATTTAAGCATCACATTATTATAAGTTTAACACAGTAAATAACATTAACTAACACAAGAAGTTATGAAATGTGTTGTATATGTCAGTACGTAGCATTGTTGTACATATTATTTGAAGTTCATGCAAAAAAAGCATCAGCTAGCAGAGCTTACAATGAGGATACGAGGGATGATATCCAAGCCTTGATGCTTGATACGAAGAAGCATCTCACTCTCCAAGGCCCGAACTTGATCCAAGATATAAACAACCTAGATGTGAAACCAAATAGTCCAATCCCAAGTTAGATAAATTGACAAAACACAGCCAATTTGAAGTTAAACATATATGACAAATTAGGCTTGTCATGTTCACTAACCTGGCCACCAGTGTCAGGGTATCCCAAGACATTATCCTGGGCAAAATAGCCATGGGGAGACATGATTACAACATTAAAAACCATAGGAATTCTCCCAAGGAATGTCTCAAGGGTTCTTGGTTCAGGAGCTTCAAGGAGATCCAAAAGAAGATGAATCATTTCTGAAACTCGTTCAGCATTATTACCCCACCCTCTCTCCAAACCAATCTCCTGGAGCTTGTGCTCAAACTCTGAATATGGAGTTTCAGGTGCAATGGCAGATAGGTAATCCACTGCCTTCCTCAGAACAGTCTGGAGAGCATCTAGGCTCTTGATTCTCTCATTCAGCATCATAGCCTGCAAAACAACACCATATATTACAATTAGAATCATCAAGTTCACTGCAACTATTGTAACTAATGTACAACCCTACGCACATATatggtaaaattaaaaacaatcacaacatATATGAGTAAAAATTATACTTAGTGTAAGAGATACAATTTgcacattttttaaatcatatatttttaaaatatgtaaatgtttctcatatatatatatatatatatataaatatgtgtgtatatatataatttagaatctaattggattcagactttttggtttttgcaccAAATAATTTACTAaccacaaaaattacaaaattagttagGATAGTGGCGtaaaattgaactccaattgaaatctaattggatttgtactcttcaatttttgtatCCAATAATTGACttgacataaaaattttaaaaaaattaaataggataCGTGACACAAATGAGCGACAATTATAATTTACactcttcaatttttgtatCCAATGATTgacttgaaataaaaaaaattttaaaaattaaatagaatatGTGATGCAAATGAGCaacaattataatttatatactcttcaatttttgtatCCAATAATTGActtgacataaaaattaaaaaaaaaattaaataggataAGTGACACAAATGAGCaacaattattataatttagatttCAATTCGAGTCAAATTTTGTACCACATGTCATGTCTACGTCCATATaagttcttttaatttttatgacaattgagttaattcaatacaaaatatgagatgtctaataaaaaattcaattctaTTGAAAGATTTTGCTttttaatgtcatttttttgtctcattaaaaataattcaaatttattaacttcaaatatgtgtatatgatgtgtgtgtgtattgtttttttaattgtacccaTATAATTGGgagtgttttgtttttaattgttttttaaggaatttttttaatgatttatgtgtgtttttttcaGTCTTTTTAATTGAAACCGTGCATTTTGTGTCGTTACGATTTGtgagttttttgtcttttatcttTCATCTAGTTATCAATATATTATGTATGTGTGTCGTATGACAAGCAAACACTTCACTAAAAAATATACGTTACGtattttttgttacaatatATTCAACAAACagttgattatcaaaaaatatatatattcaacaaaCAGTTAATTCTATTATCAAttatgcaataaaatttaacaaattgtGTGTTTTAATTGTATACTATAAAGGCAAActatactcaataaaaaaaaaatctcaaatagtAAATCGTACCACAAGACTAATGCAACTTAGAGGGAGTTTGGATTCGAATTATAAGTGATTACGTTTGcgttttttgactttttttctattgtttttttGGTTCCAGCCGCACTATTTGATCAAGGATGCACTATTTAcgaacccacaaatttcacttttcagtcattttttttaaaaataaattccacaatattatttatatatttaaaaattattttactatattatTTGCAGTTTTTAGTTAAGTTCTATCCCAACAGACTCTTATTACAGCCATATCACTTCtaactattattttttaaaaaaataaataaataaaaagaagcagaagaagcAGAGGAAACGGGAAGCTTCCACTACCTTCTTATTAATTTATCCACAGAAAATTTATGACAAAACTGTGTCTTCACATGTTGGACCATTTCAAGTTTGACTTGACAGATTCGGTTTTAATTgtcatatttaaaataattttgttaacaGTGTCCTAAAAGTATAaagtaaaatgtaaaattgtaataaattatccaaataattaaaaataagcatataaattttacatttaagtttcttagccttttgataatagaattttaattatagaaatatttaaaattttgaaaacttagaGACAGTTGTTTTAATAACATTGTTCATATTTTTTGATAACattatttaaacacatgtaATAAACAACCATTTGTTAATTGAGATAGGCTTGAAATAAAAGTAGACACAcgtttatcaaaaagaaaagtttgaCACAacaccacacaaaaaaaagtatatgcATCTGGGACGATTATTATACCTTGCCGTTGTACTCATGGAGTCTGAGAAAGTCAAGAAGAGGCTGCATCTTCTCTTTTTCATGTACAAAACTTGTAGAAAGGTGTCGATTGAGGAATTCCAAGCCATT encodes:
- the LOC126705374 gene encoding sucrose synthase-like, whose product is MELINGTISAHREELLGFLSRLGGKPKGIYKTKQLVEEFEGLSNGTYAGFSGVLKCTQEALVLADSIALAIRPRPGVWEYVSVAMSQSGPKVQTITPSQYLQYKEEVVGSSGGDGIFELDFEPFSEFSTPPTLSKYIGNGLEFLNRHLSTSFVHEKEKMQPLLDFLRLHEYNGKAMMLNERIKSLDALQTVLRKAVDYLSAIAPETPYSEFEHKLQEIGLERGWGNNAERVSEMIHLLLDLLEAPEPRTLETFLGRIPMVFNVVIMSPHGYFAQDNVLGYPDTGGQVVYILDQVRALESEMLLRIKHQGLDIIPRILIVTRLLPDAVGTTCGERLEKVYGTEHSFILRVPFRSEKGIVRKWISRFEVWPYLETYAEDVANELSIEFKGKPDLIVGNYSDGNIVATLLASKFGVPQCTIAHALEKTKYPDSDVNWKKFDKYNFSCQFSADLIAMNQTDFIITSTFQEIAGSKDTLGQYESHSAFTMPGLYRVVHGIDSFDPRFNIVSPGADTDIYFPYTEEKRRLTSFHPEIEELLFSSVENKEHLCVLKDRNKPIIFTMARLDRVKNITGLVEWYGKNKRLRELVNLVVVAGDRRKESKDLEEQAEMKKMYGLIETYNLNGQFRWISSQMNRVRNGELYRYIADTKGAFVQPAVYEAFGLTVVEAMTCGLPTFATCNGGPAEIIVNGKSGFHIDPYQGDLVSQLLVDFFEKCKVDPSHWDKISYGGLKRIEEKYTWQIYSERLLTLTGVYGFWKRVSNNTEKRRYLEMFYALMYRKLANSVPLAVEE